Proteins co-encoded in one Streptomyces roseochromogenus subsp. oscitans DS 12.976 genomic window:
- a CDS encoding ABC transporter ATP-binding protein: MASEPVLAARELYRFYRAGEEETLALRGVSLRVGRGETVAVVGPSGSGKSTLLACLAGLDEPSGGEVRVDGVRISHRPETERARLRARHIGVLLQTRNLLPHLSVRDNVRLPQRAAGRKHVTSARELLTQVGLGDRAHALPRQLSGGELARAGLAVALANAPAVLLADEPTGELDGETERVVLAMLRERAAQGCAVLIVTHSAEVVRSADRVIALEDGRATDASARTARPASHEVPDVTG; the protein is encoded by the coding sequence ATGGCGTCCGAGCCGGTGCTGGCTGCCCGTGAGCTGTACCGCTTCTACCGGGCTGGCGAGGAGGAGACGCTCGCGCTGCGTGGGGTGTCGCTGCGGGTCGGGCGGGGCGAGACGGTGGCGGTCGTGGGACCGTCGGGATCCGGCAAGTCGACCCTGCTGGCGTGCCTGGCCGGGCTGGACGAGCCCTCGGGCGGCGAGGTCCGAGTGGACGGCGTACGGATCAGCCACCGGCCCGAGACCGAGCGGGCCCGGCTGCGCGCCCGGCACATCGGCGTGCTGCTGCAGACACGCAATCTCCTGCCCCATTTGAGCGTGCGGGACAACGTCCGCCTGCCGCAGCGCGCCGCCGGCCGTAAGCACGTCACCTCGGCCAGGGAGCTGCTGACCCAGGTGGGCCTCGGCGATCGGGCGCATGCGCTGCCCCGGCAGTTGTCCGGTGGCGAGCTGGCCCGGGCGGGGCTGGCCGTGGCGCTGGCAAACGCGCCCGCTGTCCTGCTGGCCGACGAGCCGACCGGCGAACTCGACGGAGAGACCGAGCGAGTGGTCCTCGCCATGCTGCGAGAGCGGGCCGCACAGGGGTGCGCGGTGCTGATCGTGACGCACAGCGCGGAAGTCGTCCGGAGCGCGGACCGGGTGATCGCACTGGAGGATGGCAGGGCCACCGACGCCTCGGCTCGGACTGCCCGTCCCGCGTCGCATGAGGTGCCCGATGTCACCGGATGA
- a CDS encoding ABC transporter ATP-binding protein, with translation MSPDEVLVTCADAALTFGRGTQAVVAVHGANLEIGSGDRLAVVGPSGSGKSSLLHLLAGLEQATSGTVRRAAFLGPYDIGLVFQGDSLIPALNVVENTALPLVLADRPESEAQQAALAALTLVDAADLADRLPEEISGGQAQRVAVARVLAQSPRLILADEPTGRLDHTTGGRVLDALLTAADHTGAALVVTTHDPAVAARFTTRRAMRDGRLLAPEEVP, from the coding sequence ATGTCACCGGATGAAGTGCTCGTGACCTGCGCTGACGCGGCGCTCACCTTCGGCCGGGGCACACAGGCGGTCGTGGCCGTACACGGCGCCAACCTCGAGATCGGGTCCGGCGACCGGCTCGCCGTCGTCGGCCCCTCCGGGTCGGGCAAGAGTTCGCTGTTGCACCTGTTGGCCGGGCTCGAACAGGCCACCAGCGGCACCGTGCGGCGGGCCGCCTTTCTGGGGCCGTACGACATCGGCCTAGTCTTCCAGGGCGACAGCCTGATCCCGGCCTTGAACGTGGTCGAGAACACCGCTCTCCCGCTGGTCCTCGCCGACCGCCCGGAAAGCGAGGCCCAGCAGGCCGCCCTCGCGGCGCTCACGCTGGTCGACGCTGCCGACCTGGCGGACCGGCTGCCCGAGGAGATCTCCGGTGGTCAGGCCCAGCGGGTGGCCGTCGCCCGGGTGCTGGCCCAGTCCCCACGCCTGATCCTCGCCGACGAACCCACCGGCCGCCTCGACCACACCACCGGCGGCCGTGTCCTCGACGCCCTCCTCACTGCCGCCGACCACACCGGCGCGGCCCTCGTCGTCACCACCCACGATCCCGCCGTCGCCGCCCGCTTCACCACCCGGCGCGCCATGCGCGACGGCCGGCTGCTCGCACCCGAGGAGGTGCCATGA